Proteins encoded within one genomic window of Companilactobacillus zhachilii:
- a CDS encoding branched-chain amino acid aminotransferase yields the protein MAKADASKLDWNNLGFNYMDLPYRFIAHWKDGEWQDAGLTEDSTLHISEASPVLHYGQAAFEGMKAYRTPDNHIQLFRPDRNAKRMKDSCERLLMPVFPEDKFVEAVKSVVKANADFVPPYGTGATLYLRPLIIGTGEQIGVHAAPEYIFTVFAMPVGNYFKGGLTPVNFTTSQYDRAAHKGTGQSKVGGNYAASLYPGAQAHDNGFADCVYLDPIEHKKIEEVGSANFFGITKDNVFVTPKSPSILPSITKYSLLWLAKNRLGLGAEEGDVYIDQLDRFKEAGACGTAAVISPIGGLEHNGKLHVFYSETEVGPVTKKLYDTLTGIQFGTVEAPEGWIQVVE from the coding sequence ATGGCAAAAGCAGATGCATCAAAACTTGATTGGAACAATTTAGGCTTCAACTACATGGACTTACCTTATCGTTTTATAGCCCATTGGAAAGACGGTGAATGGCAAGATGCTGGATTAACTGAAGACAGCACTTTACATATCAGTGAAGCATCCCCTGTCTTACATTACGGACAAGCAGCTTTTGAAGGTATGAAAGCTTATCGTACACCGGACAATCATATTCAATTATTCCGTCCTGACCGCAACGCTAAACGTATGAAAGACTCTTGTGAAAGACTGCTAATGCCTGTCTTTCCTGAAGATAAATTTGTTGAAGCTGTTAAATCAGTTGTAAAGGCAAATGCTGATTTTGTGCCTCCATATGGAACTGGCGCAACCTTGTATCTCCGTCCCTTAATCATTGGTACAGGTGAACAAATTGGTGTTCATGCTGCTCCTGAATATATTTTCACAGTCTTCGCTATGCCAGTTGGTAACTACTTCAAAGGTGGTTTGACTCCAGTTAACTTCACCACTTCTCAATACGACCGTGCTGCCCATAAAGGTACTGGTCAAAGTAAAGTCGGTGGTAATTACGCTGCTAGTCTTTACCCTGGTGCCCAAGCTCACGACAACGGCTTTGCAGACTGTGTTTACCTAGATCCAATTGAACATAAGAAGATTGAAGAAGTTGGTTCAGCTAACTTCTTTGGTATTACTAAAGACAATGTTTTCGTAACGCCAAAATCACCTTCAATTTTACCAAGTATTACTAAGTACTCCCTACTTTGGCTAGCTAAGAATCGCTTAGGACTCGGAGCTGAAGAAGGCGATGTCTACATTGACCAACTAGACCGTTTTAAAGAAGCCGGAGCCTGTGGTACAGCCGCTGTTATTTCACCTATTGGTGGACTAGAACATAACGGCAAACTTCACGTCTTCTATAGTGAAACTGAAGTTGGACCTGTTACTAAGAAATTGTATGATACTCTAACAGGAATTCAATTTGGAACTGTTGAAGCACCTGAAGGTTGGATTCAAGTTGTAGAATAA
- a CDS encoding alpha/beta hydrolase, which translates to MKKRNVVLSIVLVLILLISFFGFSRHTQAVKKEQYVQSSTPTLFFHGYGSSYEAETQMTDAAKSAGVTKKVIRVNVSPNGYVKLIGAIPKKARNPIVEVNFDNNKMTNYVTAGKWVKDVIKELQEDYHFKQVNFVGHSMGNMAINYYIMNYAGKKGQPKVNKVVDIAGHFDGILGMDDKANRLKLAKNGKPDKMNKSYEKLMKLRKVYPTNTQVLNIFGDVGDGSHSDTRVSNASSQSLKYLVSGRAKSYKEKKIKGKMAQHSKLHENKQVDKLLINFLWKK; encoded by the coding sequence ATGAAGAAGAGAAATGTGGTTCTTTCGATTGTTCTTGTCTTAATTTTATTGATTAGTTTTTTCGGTTTTAGCAGGCATACGCAGGCTGTTAAAAAGGAGCAGTATGTTCAAAGTTCTACACCTACATTATTTTTCCATGGTTATGGCAGTAGTTATGAAGCTGAAACGCAGATGACTGATGCGGCTAAGAGTGCTGGGGTTACTAAAAAAGTGATCCGTGTCAATGTTAGTCCAAATGGTTACGTTAAATTGATTGGCGCCATTCCTAAAAAAGCTAGGAATCCGATTGTAGAAGTTAATTTTGATAATAATAAAATGACTAATTATGTAACTGCTGGTAAATGGGTCAAAGATGTTATCAAAGAATTGCAGGAAGATTATCATTTCAAGCAGGTTAATTTTGTCGGTCACTCAATGGGAAATATGGCGATTAATTATTACATCATGAATTATGCTGGTAAAAAAGGACAACCCAAAGTTAATAAAGTGGTTGATATTGCCGGGCATTTTGATGGGATTTTAGGTATGGATGATAAAGCTAATCGTCTCAAATTGGCTAAAAATGGTAAGCCAGACAAAATGAACAAGTCTTATGAAAAATTAATGAAGTTACGGAAAGTTTATCCAACTAATACACAGGTTTTAAACATCTTTGGGGATGTCGGTGACGGTAGTCATTCAGATACTCGAGTTAGCAATGCATCATCGCAGTCTTTGAAGTATTTAGTATCTGGACGAGCCAAGTCGTATAAAGAGAAGAAGATTAAGGGAAAGATGGCGCAACATAGCAAGCTACATGAAAACAAACAAGTTGATAAGCTGTTAATTAATTTCTTGTGGAAAAAGTAG
- a CDS encoding DUF1516 family protein — protein sequence MVWLWTHLITWLVMAVMILLALFTNSHTKIYEMITRVGYIVIIATGIKLGLHAWSVEPTLLIVKVIVALIFIGLVEIAFARKDQKTINSSLIWAVIIFCIVTALLGFALAGWYPLK from the coding sequence ATGGTTTGGTTATGGACACACTTAATCACCTGGCTAGTTATGGCCGTAATGATTCTTTTGGCATTATTTACAAATTCACATACAAAAATTTACGAAATGATTACCCGTGTTGGTTATATTGTTATTATCGCAACGGGTATTAAACTAGGACTACATGCATGGTCAGTTGAACCAACTTTACTGATTGTTAAAGTTATTGTCGCTCTAATATTCATCGGTTTAGTTGAAATTGCTTTTGCGCGCAAAGATCAAAAAACTATCAATTCTAGCTTAATTTGGGCAGTAATCATCTTTTGTATCGTTACAGCCTTACTGGGCTTTGCATTAGCTGGCTGGTATCCATTAAAGTAA
- a CDS encoding LacI family DNA-binding transcriptional regulator, producing MATLRDIAKKAQVSPATVSRVLNNDLTLSVTDQTRTNILKIATEMNYQKASHRNTHFQKRIALVQWYSESKEQDDLYYMTVREGIEQQASTYGFEISRIFHNDLAEIPQNIDGIIAVGKYSQNQVDQMTNITHNLVFIDDDQFPEGFDTVITDFKYGIKQVVDYFVDKNITDIGLIYGEETSTDGLRTISDPRFDSFKQTMLNQKIFRPELCFKGDFTKGAGYKQMKQAIQSLDDLPHAFFISNDPMASGALKALQEANIAVPERVKIFSFNNTSLASYVNPELSSVDVATEQMGAAAVDLMQDVLTNPRHVTKRMELATKLIFRQSTL from the coding sequence ATGGCAACCTTACGCGATATTGCTAAAAAAGCTCAAGTTTCACCAGCAACCGTCTCACGAGTTCTCAATAACGATTTAACTTTATCAGTTACTGATCAAACGAGAACTAACATTTTAAAAATTGCGACCGAGATGAATTATCAAAAAGCTAGCCATCGCAACACCCACTTTCAAAAGCGAATCGCCTTAGTTCAATGGTATTCTGAGTCCAAAGAACAAGATGATTTGTACTATATGACCGTCCGTGAAGGGATTGAACAACAAGCTTCAACTTATGGCTTTGAAATTAGTCGTATTTTCCATAATGATTTAGCCGAAATTCCTCAGAACATTGACGGCATAATTGCGGTAGGAAAATATAGCCAAAATCAAGTTGACCAAATGACTAACATCACCCATAATCTAGTTTTTATTGATGATGACCAATTTCCCGAAGGCTTCGATACGGTTATTACTGACTTCAAATATGGTATTAAACAAGTTGTCGATTATTTTGTGGATAAAAATATTACTGACATCGGTTTAATTTATGGTGAAGAAACATCGACTGACGGTTTACGGACTATTTCTGACCCACGATTTGATAGTTTTAAACAAACAATGTTAAATCAAAAAATCTTCCGTCCCGAACTTTGTTTCAAGGGCGATTTCACCAAAGGCGCTGGTTATAAACAAATGAAACAGGCCATTCAAAGCTTAGATGACCTGCCACACGCATTCTTTATTTCTAATGACCCGATGGCATCAGGAGCCTTAAAGGCCCTCCAAGAAGCCAATATTGCTGTTCCAGAACGAGTTAAAATTTTTAGTTTTAACAATACGTCCCTAGCGAGCTATGTCAATCCAGAGTTGAGTTCCGTTGACGTTGCCACTGAACAAATGGGGGCTGCTGCAGTGGACTTAATGCAAGACGTTTTAACCAATCCCCGCCACGTTACTAAACGTATGGAATTAGCAACTAAACTAATTTTCAGACAAAGTACACTTTAA
- a CDS encoding galactokinase: MDTKKILQGYENTFNETAEKLFFSPGRINLIGEHTDYNGGNVFPCAISLGTYAAFGNRSDTLIKMYSANLPDSGIVTASLDNLEYDKSRDWANYLTGMIYLITKAGYKLDHGFNLYVNGNLPDGAGLSSSASIELLMGNILNDVFELGIDELDLVKMGQQNENNYIGVNSGIMDEFAVGMGKKDQAILLDTNTMEYHYAPVELGNHVIVIMNTNKHRTLADSKYNERRSQCEQALALLQTKLNIHSLGDLSIDEFDRNSYLINDDVLIRRARHAVFENQRTLKAINYLKDNNLVEFGKLVNASHISLHYDYEVTGVELDTLVEAAWQQPGVLGARMVGAGFGGCAIAFVDKKQIDDFQANVGKIYQNKIGYAPDFYIAEIADGPSEIKISEEEK, from the coding sequence ATGGACACTAAGAAAATTTTACAAGGTTATGAAAATACTTTTAACGAAACGGCCGAAAAACTATTTTTCTCACCTGGCAGAATCAACCTAATTGGTGAGCACACTGATTATAATGGTGGAAATGTTTTTCCTTGTGCTATCAGTCTGGGCACTTACGCCGCTTTCGGAAATAGATCTGATACGCTAATTAAAATGTATTCAGCTAACTTGCCTGATTCAGGTATTGTTACAGCTTCCTTAGACAACTTGGAGTATGACAAGTCACGTGATTGGGCTAATTATTTAACAGGGATGATTTACTTAATCACTAAAGCTGGTTACAAACTAGACCACGGTTTCAATTTATACGTTAATGGTAATTTACCTGATGGAGCTGGTTTGTCGTCCTCAGCTTCAATTGAATTGCTGATGGGCAACATCTTGAATGATGTTTTTGAGCTGGGAATCGATGAACTGGACCTCGTTAAGATGGGACAACAAAACGAAAACAACTATATTGGTGTTAATTCAGGCATCATGGACGAATTTGCCGTCGGAATGGGTAAAAAAGATCAGGCTATCTTACTTGATACTAATACCATGGAATACCACTACGCTCCGGTTGAACTAGGAAACCACGTAATCGTCATCATGAATACTAATAAGCATCGAACATTGGCTGATTCCAAATATAACGAACGTCGGAGTCAATGTGAACAAGCATTAGCTCTTCTACAAACTAAGTTAAACATTCATTCACTTGGTGATTTATCCATTGATGAATTTGACCGCAACTCCTACCTAATCAATGATGATGTTTTAATTCGTCGTGCTCGCCATGCTGTTTTTGAAAACCAACGGACACTAAAAGCTATTAATTATTTGAAAGATAACAATTTGGTTGAATTTGGCAAACTCGTCAACGCTTCCCATATTTCATTACACTATGATTATGAAGTTACTGGTGTCGAACTTGATACTCTCGTTGAAGCTGCTTGGCAACAACCCGGTGTTCTAGGTGCCAGAATGGTCGGTGCCGGTTTTGGTGGCTGTGCTATTGCCTTTGTCGATAAAAAACAAATCGACGATTTCCAAGCAAATGTTGGTAAAATTTATCAAAATAAAATTGGTTATGCACCTGATTTCTACATTGCTGAAATTGCTGACGGACCAAGTGAAATCAAAATCTCTGAGGAGGAAAAATAA
- a CDS encoding DegV family protein codes for MKTAVVTDTASYLTPEQIKKYNITVLPITVILGNKQYKETEELTDEKFYNYLANEPELPTTAQVSMGQIQEAYDRLVDEGYDTIISIHLSLGITSFMDNLRMFVKQYDKAKVYPFDSMAASAAEADLVMLAGSLAQKNVDPEAIVKQLEELRDSTDIYFAVNDLKHLSRTGRLSNHSAIIGSLLDVKPLLTFKDGKIFAIGKERTMRRAYRMIQQQIQKYADTHPDWKLHITVVDSNNRELEDKWITAFQNNFPQARVSKSHLGPAISVHTGEKTMGVVWDKDMLNED; via the coding sequence ATGAAGACAGCAGTGGTTACTGATACAGCATCGTACTTAACACCGGAACAAATCAAGAAATATAACATTACTGTTTTACCAATTACTGTTATTTTGGGAAATAAACAGTATAAGGAAACAGAAGAGTTAACGGACGAAAAGTTTTACAATTATTTGGCTAATGAACCAGAGTTGCCAACAACGGCTCAAGTTTCAATGGGACAAATTCAAGAAGCATATGACCGTTTGGTGGATGAGGGATATGATACGATTATTTCGATTCACTTGTCACTAGGTATCACGTCATTTATGGATAATTTGCGCATGTTTGTTAAGCAATATGACAAGGCTAAGGTTTATCCATTTGATTCCATGGCCGCTAGTGCTGCTGAAGCTGATTTGGTTATGCTGGCAGGTTCTTTAGCACAAAAAAACGTTGATCCTGAAGCGATTGTTAAGCAACTAGAGGAATTACGTGATTCTACTGATATTTATTTTGCTGTGAACGACTTGAAACACTTGAGTAGAACGGGTCGATTAAGTAATCATTCTGCTATTATTGGTAGTTTGCTCGATGTTAAACCGTTGTTAACGTTTAAAGATGGTAAAATTTTTGCTATTGGTAAAGAAAGAACCATGCGTCGTGCTTATCGAATGATTCAGCAACAAATTCAAAAATACGCAGACACCCATCCGGATTGGAAGTTACATATTACGGTGGTTGATTCTAATAATCGAGAGTTAGAAGACAAGTGGATAACTGCTTTTCAAAATAATTTTCCACAGGCTCGGGTGTCAAAGAGTCATTTAGGACCAGCCATCAGTGTTCATACTGGTGAAAAAACAATGGGTGTTGTTTGGGATAAGGATATGCTAAATGAAGACTAG
- a CDS encoding VOC family protein, translating into MKTRIMIYVDDVDMSVEFWTEEFGANVVARQTLNGGYQNVIVGISSEVELSIFPRDYIRIYSPEVSENVPSLMFFSNDFDRLHDELISAGEITEVNGVLTFNFQDPEGNYFVVAKAE; encoded by the coding sequence ATGAAGACTAGAATAATGATTTATGTCGATGACGTTGATATGAGTGTTGAATTTTGGACGGAAGAATTTGGTGCTAACGTTGTTGCTCGTCAAACCTTAAATGGTGGCTATCAAAATGTGATTGTAGGTATTTCCAGTGAGGTGGAGTTGTCAATTTTCCCTCGTGATTATATTCGGATTTACTCACCAGAAGTATCTGAAAATGTTCCATCGTTGATGTTTTTCTCAAATGACTTTGATAGATTACATGATGAATTGATTAGTGCAGGGGAGATTACCGAAGTTAATGGTGTATTGACTTTTAATTTTCAAGATCCTGAAGGTAACTATTTTGTGGTTGCTAAGGCAGAATAG
- a CDS encoding GntR family transcriptional regulator: MKINLQQQLVNRLTDYLETLPTNAKLPSERQLADKYEVSRNTVRAALLSLEAIGLVRRMHGKGTFVNRTNLNSDLSSSYKFGEQMKLLGKVPTTKIVSFEKREVNAYFADNMNLAFGEFVIKVERLRLADGEPMLFERTYLPLKFFPTLTMEMLENKSLYDIFEQDFQEDVSYADEYFSSGVISDCDSKVMGLPEGMPCLLLKRKTYDLKQRMIEFTLSTARSDEFAYHVRHNIED; this comes from the coding sequence ATGAAAATTAACCTTCAACAACAATTAGTTAATCGTCTTACTGATTACTTAGAAACTTTACCAACCAACGCGAAGTTACCTTCTGAACGTCAATTAGCTGACAAATATGAAGTGTCTCGCAATACTGTGAGAGCGGCTTTGTTGAGCTTAGAGGCAATTGGCTTGGTTCGTCGAATGCATGGGAAAGGGACGTTTGTTAATCGAACTAATTTAAATAGTGATCTTAGTAGTAGCTATAAATTTGGTGAACAAATGAAATTATTGGGCAAAGTGCCGACTACCAAGATTGTTAGTTTTGAGAAAAGGGAAGTTAATGCTTATTTTGCCGACAATATGAACTTGGCTTTTGGGGAATTTGTTATCAAAGTAGAACGATTACGTTTGGCTGATGGTGAGCCAATGTTGTTTGAACGAACTTATTTGCCATTAAAATTTTTTCCGACATTAACAATGGAAATGTTAGAAAATAAATCTTTGTATGATATTTTTGAGCAAGACTTTCAAGAAGATGTCAGTTATGCTGATGAATACTTCTCTTCAGGGGTTATTAGTGACTGTGATAGTAAGGTGATGGGATTACCTGAGGGGATGCCATGTTTATTGTTAAAACGCAAAACTTATGATTTAAAACAGCGTATGATTGAATTTACTTTGAGCACTGCTAGAAGCGATGAATTTGCTTATCATGTTAGACATAATATTGAAGACTAA
- a CDS encoding sucrose-specific PTS transporter subunit IIBC: MTKDYSKLAQQIVDLVGVDNIQSVTHCQTRLRFVVKNRKTIDDKAIENLDLVKGVFFGSGQYQVIIGTGVVNDVYDAIDKLGTVNAIYGKDDTNGADTNDDNENKTKLQRFMAMLSGIFIPIIPVIAATGLFLGLQSAFTNAQVLKLFGAVPSDIPTNVNTIISVLTGTVFSFLPALIVWSTFRYFKGTPIIGIVIGLMLVSPNLPNAYSVAGGTAKAIMLFGHIPVVGSQGSVLTALVAGFIGAKMEIYFHKHVPNVLDQIITPFLTMLLTFGIMILGVGPIVHWVENLMVSGVEGVINLPFGIGGFLIGAAYPLMVLIGIHQMMIAIETSLLAATHLNPLIVLEAMYGFANLGVALAMIMRTKSKKSKATFVGALSSQLFGVSEPTLFGILIRYNFKPLIVTVLTSGFGAAILSIFKVAANSYGLAVVPSYLMYIYNARDLIIYTIVSLLTVVVAFVATNMFAIPKDILVEDPDTNVKSDVQDNTVYAPISGKTIALDKVTDPVFASGMMGEGIAITPDESSDKVNIYAPQTGKLTVVADTGHAYGLTTDSGIEILVHIGIDTVSLKGKGFTTNVKLNQTVKKGTLLGSFDPKTIHENKLDDTVMVIITNSKDYLRVESQPDEQVTNNSNIIALQKKQKQTDAVEPALQN, from the coding sequence ATGACTAAAGACTATAGCAAATTAGCTCAACAAATTGTCGATTTAGTCGGCGTAGATAACATTCAATCTGTTACCCATTGCCAAACTAGATTACGATTCGTTGTTAAAAATAGGAAAACAATCGATGATAAAGCTATCGAAAATCTAGATCTCGTTAAGGGTGTCTTTTTCGGATCAGGTCAATATCAAGTAATTATTGGAACCGGTGTTGTAAACGATGTCTACGATGCCATTGATAAACTAGGAACTGTAAATGCCATTTATGGTAAAGATGATACAAACGGTGCCGATACTAACGACGATAATGAAAATAAAACCAAGCTACAAAGATTCATGGCGATGCTATCGGGAATCTTTATTCCCATTATTCCAGTAATCGCTGCAACTGGTCTCTTCTTAGGACTACAAAGTGCCTTTACTAATGCTCAAGTTCTAAAATTGTTTGGTGCTGTTCCATCAGACATCCCTACTAATGTAAATACGATTATCTCCGTTTTAACAGGAACCGTCTTTTCATTTCTACCAGCTTTAATTGTTTGGTCGACTTTCAGATACTTTAAAGGAACTCCAATCATTGGTATCGTTATTGGCTTAATGCTAGTGTCACCTAACCTACCTAATGCTTACTCTGTAGCTGGTGGAACCGCAAAAGCAATTATGCTTTTCGGACATATCCCAGTTGTAGGTAGTCAAGGCTCTGTTTTAACTGCACTAGTCGCTGGATTTATTGGAGCAAAAATGGAAATCTACTTCCACAAACATGTCCCCAATGTCTTAGATCAAATTATTACACCATTTCTAACCATGCTTTTAACATTCGGAATCATGATTCTAGGTGTCGGTCCTATCGTACATTGGGTTGAAAACTTAATGGTTTCTGGTGTAGAAGGTGTTATTAATTTACCATTTGGTATCGGTGGTTTTCTAATCGGTGCTGCATATCCATTAATGGTTTTAATCGGTATTCATCAAATGATGATTGCCATCGAAACATCATTATTGGCTGCTACACATTTAAATCCCCTAATTGTTCTAGAAGCAATGTATGGATTTGCCAATTTAGGCGTTGCTTTAGCAATGATTATGAGAACAAAATCAAAGAAATCTAAGGCCACATTCGTTGGTGCCCTTTCATCACAATTATTCGGTGTTTCAGAACCTACCCTGTTTGGTATTTTAATTAGATACAATTTTAAACCACTAATAGTTACGGTCCTAACTAGTGGCTTTGGAGCCGCAATTTTAAGCATTTTCAAAGTGGCTGCCAACTCTTATGGACTTGCTGTTGTACCTTCTTATCTAATGTACATCTACAATGCGCGTGATTTAATAATTTATACAATAGTTTCATTACTAACTGTTGTCGTTGCCTTTGTTGCAACAAACATGTTCGCTATTCCTAAAGATATTCTCGTAGAAGACCCTGACACAAATGTTAAAAGTGACGTTCAAGACAACACTGTTTATGCTCCCATTTCTGGTAAGACAATTGCTCTTGATAAAGTAACCGACCCTGTTTTTGCATCTGGCATGATGGGCGAAGGTATTGCCATTACTCCAGATGAATCTTCCGATAAAGTTAACATATATGCTCCACAAACTGGTAAATTGACTGTTGTAGCCGATACTGGCCATGCATATGGCTTAACAACCGATAGTGGTATAGAAATCTTAGTTCATATTGGAATTGATACCGTCTCACTTAAAGGTAAAGGTTTTACTACCAACGTTAAGTTGAACCAAACTGTCAAAAAAGGAACTCTACTAGGAAGTTTCGATCCAAAAACAATTCATGAAAACAAGCTTGATGATACTGTTATGGTTATTATTACTAATAGCAAAGATTATCTCCGTGTTGAGTCCCAACCTGACGAACAAGTAACCAATAATTCTAATATTATTGCTTTACAAAAAAAGCAAAAACAAACTGATGCAGTTGAACCTGCTCTTCAAAATTAA
- a CDS encoding sucrose-6-phosphate hydrolase: MITKWTRNLRYLPYKNWSDNQITAIKQKISQSHWRLGYHIQPTTGLLNDPNGFSYFNNQWHLFYQSFPYGPVHGLKNWTHLTSDDLVHWQDHGPLVIPGDKQDSHGAYSGSAIPVGDDLFLMYTGNVRDSKWVRHPKQDGAWMDANNQLKKIATPLIGKPKDGFTEHFRDPQVIYHGKQYYCLIGARKADNTGHILVYQADKVTGPWKYKTELKFTNQTMGYMIECPNLVFIGSRPVLIFCPQGIDQSVLSHRNIYPNAYVIGQSFDWNNFEIIQPSSIENLDDGFDAYATQAFKAPDGRVLSVSWIGLPDTTYPTDSEGWANCYSLVKELKIENNKLYQYPVVENDCLGKNKISTQGISAQTKLSWKVSTDTVGIVCIKTELGEKLQIVMDSTNGKILVDRTNSGVSVSKDFGTIRSSDVVSHKDITADLWFDNTVFELYINHGERVLTGRIFPNGRQFYVDSKNVNVCKMRLDKIY, encoded by the coding sequence ATGATTACAAAATGGACGAGAAATTTAAGGTATTTACCATATAAGAACTGGTCTGATAATCAGATTACAGCGATTAAACAAAAAATATCTCAATCACATTGGCGATTGGGATATCATATTCAACCCACGACAGGATTGTTGAATGATCCCAATGGATTTTCTTATTTTAATAATCAATGGCATTTATTTTATCAATCATTTCCCTATGGTCCAGTGCATGGATTGAAAAATTGGACACATTTGACTTCTGATGATTTAGTTCATTGGCAAGATCATGGTCCTTTAGTAATTCCTGGTGATAAACAAGATAGTCATGGGGCTTATTCAGGTTCCGCTATACCTGTCGGAGATGATTTATTTCTAATGTATACCGGCAACGTTCGTGATAGCAAATGGGTTCGACATCCTAAGCAAGATGGTGCTTGGATGGATGCTAATAATCAATTAAAAAAGATAGCCACACCGTTAATTGGAAAACCTAAAGATGGTTTTACAGAACATTTTCGAGATCCTCAGGTAATTTATCATGGTAAGCAATATTACTGCTTAATAGGTGCAAGGAAGGCTGACAATACAGGTCATATTTTAGTTTATCAAGCTGATAAAGTGACCGGTCCATGGAAGTACAAAACAGAATTAAAATTTACAAATCAAACAATGGGCTATATGATAGAATGTCCTAACTTAGTGTTTATTGGATCAAGACCAGTGCTAATTTTTTGTCCACAGGGAATTGACCAGTCAGTTTTATCGCACCGAAATATTTATCCTAACGCTTACGTGATAGGTCAAAGTTTTGATTGGAATAATTTTGAAATTATTCAACCATCAAGTATAGAAAATCTTGATGATGGATTTGATGCATATGCGACTCAAGCATTTAAAGCGCCTGATGGCAGGGTGTTGTCGGTTAGTTGGATTGGGTTGCCAGATACAACATATCCAACGGATTCCGAAGGTTGGGCCAATTGTTATAGCTTAGTGAAGGAATTGAAAATTGAAAATAATAAATTGTATCAATATCCTGTTGTTGAGAACGATTGCTTAGGTAAAAATAAAATATCTACTCAAGGTATATCTGCTCAAACAAAGTTGTCTTGGAAGGTTTCGACGGACACGGTTGGAATTGTCTGTATTAAAACTGAATTGGGTGAGAAATTACAAATCGTTATGGATTCAACAAATGGTAAAATACTAGTAGATCGAACCAATTCTGGAGTTTCGGTGTCTAAAGATTTTGGAACAATTAGAAGTTCTGACGTAGTTTCTCATAAAGATATAACTGCAGATCTATGGTTTGATAATACCGTTTTTGAATTGTATATAAATCATGGGGAAAGAGTTTTAACTGGACGAATTTTTCCCAATGGTCGGCAATTTTATGTGGATTCAAAAAATGTTAATGTATGCAAAATGAGATTAGATAAGATTTATTAA
- a CDS encoding LacI family DNA-binding transcriptional regulator: MMATLDDIAKMAGVSATTVSRVINNYGSLSEKTKAKVFAAMRELNYQPNSLARSLKGKKTQLIGVILPGVGNPFFGQMVQEIEDQLFKKGYRIILCNAGDDSEKERDYLRMLMANRVDGIISGSHNLGIEEYQKVGLPIISFDRYLSNNIPIVSSDNFQGGRLAAQTLMMSGSKMMEIITGANRPNSPTSNRLKGFKEILGKNDVEFNTSEIDFSSSPIIKSLKIKEILSNKKVDGIFCTDDLTALLVMQQAKDLGISIPEDLKLIGYDGTNFIQNYHPELTTIMQPIADIVTMMIDLLLKRIDDPDCKLESNYTLPVKLITGATTI; this comes from the coding sequence ATTATGGCGACGTTGGACGATATAGCAAAAATGGCTGGAGTTTCAGCAACTACAGTATCAAGGGTGATTAATAATTATGGTTCGCTGTCAGAAAAAACTAAAGCTAAAGTTTTTGCAGCAATGCGGGAATTAAATTATCAGCCTAATAGTCTGGCACGGTCGCTAAAGGGTAAAAAGACACAACTGATTGGTGTTATTTTACCTGGTGTTGGCAATCCTTTTTTTGGACAAATGGTGCAGGAGATTGAAGATCAATTATTTAAAAAGGGATATAGAATTATTCTTTGCAACGCTGGGGATGATTCTGAAAAGGAACGAGATTATTTAAGAATGTTAATGGCGAATCGAGTAGATGGTATAATTTCCGGTTCACATAACTTAGGGATTGAAGAATATCAAAAAGTTGGATTACCGATTATTTCCTTTGATCGTTATTTATCCAATAACATTCCAATTGTTAGTTCAGATAACTTTCAAGGTGGAAGATTAGCAGCCCAAACTTTAATGATGTCAGGTAGTAAAATGATGGAAATAATTACAGGTGCTAATCGTCCTAATAGTCCAACAAGTAATCGTCTAAAGGGATTTAAAGAGATTTTAGGTAAAAACGATGTTGAATTTAATACTTCAGAAATCGACTTCAGTTCTTCACCAATTATTAAGAGTTTAAAAATTAAAGAAATACTTAGTAATAAAAAAGTTGATGGCATCTTTTGTACTGACGATTTAACAGCTTTGTTAGTAATGCAACAAGCCAAAGATTTAGGCATTAGCATACCAGAAGACCTAAAATTAATTGGTTATGACGGGACAAACTTCATTCAAAATTATCATCCTGAATTGACCACGATCATGCAGCCAATTGCTGATATCGTAACAATGATGATTGATTTATTGTTGAAACGAATTGATGATCCTGATTGCAAATTGGAAAGTAACTATACGTTACCAGTTAAGTTAATTACTGGAGCAACGACAATATAA